In Bradyrhizobium erythrophlei, a single genomic region encodes these proteins:
- a CDS encoding thiazole synthase, protein MLTFYGKTFASRLLIGTALYPSPAIMQNAIRASGSEIVTVSLRREAAGGKTGDAFWNLIRELNVTVLPNTAGCRSVREAVTTAKLARELFATNWIKLEVIADNDTLQPDVVGLVEAADILTKDGFEVFPYCTEDLSVATRLVDAGCKVVMPWAAPIGSAKGIINADALKLLRDRLPDVTLVVDAGLGAPSHAARALELGYDAVLLNTAIAKATDPVAMAGAFRVGVEAGRTAFEAGLMEARDFASPSTPVVGTPFWHAVS, encoded by the coding sequence ATGCTAACCTTCTACGGCAAAACCTTCGCGTCCCGCCTCCTGATCGGCACGGCGCTCTATCCCTCGCCCGCGATCATGCAAAACGCGATCCGCGCCTCCGGCAGCGAGATCGTCACGGTGTCGCTGCGGCGCGAGGCCGCCGGCGGCAAGACCGGCGATGCGTTCTGGAATCTGATCCGCGAGCTCAATGTGACGGTATTGCCGAACACCGCCGGCTGCCGCAGCGTGCGCGAAGCGGTGACGACCGCAAAACTCGCGCGCGAATTGTTCGCCACCAACTGGATCAAGCTGGAAGTGATCGCCGACAACGACACGCTCCAGCCCGACGTGGTCGGCCTGGTCGAAGCCGCCGATATCCTCACCAAGGACGGCTTCGAGGTGTTCCCCTATTGCACCGAGGATTTATCTGTAGCAACGCGGCTGGTCGATGCCGGCTGCAAGGTGGTGATGCCCTGGGCCGCGCCGATCGGCAGCGCGAAAGGCATCATCAACGCGGACGCGCTGAAACTGCTGCGCGACCGCCTGCCGGACGTGACGCTGGTGGTCGATGCGGGTCTGGGCGCGCCGAGCCACGCCGCACGCGCGCTCGAACTCGGCTACGACGCCGTGCTGCTCAACACCGCGATCGCAAAAGCGACCGATCCGGTCGCGATGGCAGGCGCGTTCCGCGTCGGCGTCGAGGCCGGACGCACCGCTTTTGAGGCTGGCCTGATGGAAGCGCGCGACTTCGCC
- the thiS gene encoding sulfur carrier protein ThiS, with translation MRVIINGEAREIAAMSVDALLSELDYEGTHFAIAVNYDVLPRSRWAETQLKAGDEIEIITPRQGG, from the coding sequence ATGCGCGTGATCATCAACGGCGAAGCCCGCGAGATCGCCGCGATGAGCGTCGATGCGCTGCTCAGTGAGCTCGACTACGAAGGCACGCATTTTGCGATCGCGGTGAATTACGACGTGCTGCCGCGAAGCCGCTGGGCCGAAACTCAACTCAAGGCTGGCGACGAGATCGAGATCATCACGCCGCGGCAGGGAGGATAG
- a CDS encoding FAD-dependent oxidoreductase, with the protein MYQNSTNPRGDSPISVTPISVIGAGIAGAWQALLFANAGRSVTLHERSDAAMTQSTSHWAGGMLAPYCEAEATEPAIVRLGLRSLKLWRDYFPDTAFNGSLVVAHARDRADFERFARLTSGYQRLDAQGVSEIEPWLEGRFREGLFYAEEGHVEPRKILPEIHARIRAAGGNIAFDSRIEPEDVDGIVIDCRGLAARNEQSELRGVKGELILIETDEVELKRPVRLIHPRFPLYVIPRENHRFMLGATSIESENSGVSVRSALELLGAAYAVHPAFGEARILEFGSGLRPAYPDNLPRIAIDNERIAVNGLYRHGFLLAPALAELTLGYVERGTIDNEVMRCA; encoded by the coding sequence ATGTACCAGAATTCGACGAACCCGCGGGGGGATTCCCCGATTTCCGTCACCCCGATTTCTGTGATCGGCGCAGGCATCGCAGGTGCCTGGCAAGCGCTGTTATTCGCCAACGCCGGCCGCAGCGTGACGCTACACGAGCGCAGCGACGCCGCGATGACGCAATCCACCAGCCACTGGGCCGGCGGCATGCTCGCGCCCTATTGCGAGGCCGAAGCCACCGAGCCCGCGATCGTACGGCTGGGCCTTCGTTCGCTGAAACTGTGGCGCGACTATTTTCCGGACACCGCCTTCAACGGCTCGCTGGTGGTGGCGCATGCGCGCGACCGCGCCGATTTCGAACGCTTCGCGCGGCTGACGAGCGGCTACCAGCGGCTCGATGCGCAAGGCGTCAGCGAGATCGAGCCTTGGCTCGAAGGACGCTTTCGCGAGGGACTGTTCTATGCCGAGGAAGGCCATGTCGAGCCGCGCAAGATCCTGCCCGAGATCCATGCGCGCATTCGCGCAGCCGGCGGCAACATCGCGTTCGACAGCCGGATCGAGCCTGAGGATGTCGACGGCATCGTGATCGATTGCCGCGGGCTCGCCGCGCGAAACGAACAAAGCGAGCTTCGCGGCGTCAAGGGCGAGCTGATCCTGATCGAGACCGACGAGGTCGAGCTCAAGCGCCCGGTGCGGCTGATCCATCCGCGCTTTCCGCTGTACGTGATCCCGCGCGAGAACCACCGTTTCATGCTGGGGGCGACCTCGATCGAGAGCGAGAACAGCGGCGTCAGCGTCCGCTCGGCGCTTGAGCTATTGGGCGCGGCCTATGCCGTGCATCCGGCCTTTGGCGAAGCGCGCATCCTCGAATTCGGCTCGGGGCTGCGCCCGGCCTACCCTGACAACCTGCCGCGCATCGCGATCGATAACGAGCGCATCGCGGTGAACGGGCTCTATCGCCACGGCTTCCTGCTGGCGCCGGCGCTTGCCGAACTCACGCTCGGCTATGTCGAGCGCGGCACCATCGACAATGAGGTGATGCGATGCGCGTGA